A single Streptomyces sp. 2114.4 DNA region contains:
- a CDS encoding family 2B encapsulin nanocompartment shell protein, which translates to MTTSVDPTSGPQQSPVEQSRSSLDTAAARKLATTTKTVPQMQGISSRWLLRILPWTQVSGGTYRVNRRLTHTLGDGRVEFTSTGSEVRVIPAELRELAPLRGYTDAATLHSLADRFVQREFAPGEVLARSGAPTDRVILIAHGKLDRIGAGKYGDETVLGVLADGDALGAAALLTPDAEWEHSVRAVTRVTALTLYRSDLEEVLGRSPSLRSHLEEFREALVPAQNKHGEAAIELAAGHVGEPALPGTFVDYDLAPREYELSVAQTVLKIHSRVADLYNDPMNQLDQQLRLTVEALRERQEHELINNPEFGLLHNADLKQRLHTRSGPPAPDDLDELISRRRKTQFLLAHPRTIAAIGREWNARGIYPTTAECEGTAVRAWRGIPLLPCNKIPITPDQTSSILALRVGEENQGVVGLHQTGIPDEYRPGLSVRFMGINDQAVINYLVSAYYSAAVLVPDALGILEDVEIGH; encoded by the coding sequence ATGACCACATCGGTGGATCCGACGTCCGGCCCGCAGCAGTCCCCGGTCGAGCAGAGCCGGTCCAGCCTGGACACCGCGGCCGCCCGCAAGCTGGCGACCACGACCAAGACCGTGCCGCAGATGCAGGGGATCTCCTCCCGCTGGCTGCTGCGGATCCTGCCCTGGACGCAGGTCTCGGGCGGTACGTACCGCGTCAACCGCCGCCTGACCCACACCCTCGGTGACGGCCGGGTGGAATTCACCTCGACCGGCTCCGAAGTCCGGGTGATCCCGGCGGAGTTGAGGGAGCTGGCGCCACTGCGCGGGTACACCGACGCCGCGACGCTTCACTCGCTGGCGGACCGCTTCGTCCAGCGGGAGTTCGCCCCCGGTGAGGTGCTGGCCCGGAGCGGCGCGCCCACGGACCGGGTCATCCTGATCGCCCACGGCAAGCTCGACCGTATCGGCGCCGGCAAGTACGGCGACGAGACGGTCCTGGGGGTGCTGGCCGACGGTGACGCCCTCGGCGCCGCGGCGCTGCTGACGCCGGACGCGGAGTGGGAGCACTCCGTGCGGGCGGTGACCCGGGTGACCGCGCTGACCCTCTACCGCAGCGACCTCGAAGAGGTGCTGGGCCGGTCACCGTCGCTGCGCAGCCATCTGGAGGAGTTCCGCGAGGCGCTGGTCCCCGCGCAGAACAAGCACGGTGAGGCGGCCATCGAGCTGGCCGCGGGCCATGTCGGCGAGCCGGCCCTGCCGGGTACCTTCGTCGACTACGACCTGGCGCCGCGGGAGTACGAACTCAGCGTGGCCCAGACCGTGTTGAAGATCCACTCGCGGGTCGCCGACCTCTACAACGACCCGATGAACCAGCTGGACCAGCAGCTGCGGCTGACCGTGGAGGCGCTGCGCGAGCGCCAGGAACACGAGCTGATCAACAACCCCGAGTTCGGGCTGCTGCACAACGCCGACCTCAAGCAGCGCCTCCACACCCGCAGCGGACCGCCGGCCCCCGATGACCTGGACGAGCTGATCTCCCGGCGCCGTAAGACGCAGTTCCTGCTGGCGCATCCGCGCACCATCGCGGCTATCGGGCGGGAGTGGAACGCCCGGGGGATCTACCCCACCACCGCGGAGTGCGAGGGCACGGCGGTCCGCGCCTGGCGGGGCATCCCGCTGCTGCCCTGCAACAAGATCCCCATCACCCCGGACCAGACCAGCTCGATTCTGGCGCTGCGGGTCGGCGAGGAGAACCAGGGCGTGGTGGGGCTGCACCAGACCGGCATCCCGGACGAGTACCGGCCCGGCCTGTCGGTGCGCTTCATGGGGATCAATGACCAGGCCGTCATCAATTACCTGGTCAGCGCCTACTATTCGGCGGCGGTGCTGGTGCCGGACGCACTGGGCATCCTGGAGGACGTGGAAATCGGCCACTGA
- the xylB gene encoding xylulokinase, translated as MGAQSAGPLVVGVDSSTQSTKALVVDAATGAVVARGQAPHTVGGGAGKESDPAQWWRALGEALAQCGDAARQASAVSIGGQQHGLVTLDAAGEPVRPALLWNDVRPAPQSERLIAELGGARAWAERVGSVPGPALTVAKWAWLRENEPAAAAATAAVRLPHDYLTQRLTGESVTDRGDASGTGWWASSTGAYDPEILAHVGLSPEALPRVALPGEAAGTVHAGDLPLPHGALVAAGTGDNMAAALGLGLRPGQPVLSLGTSGTVYAVSTHRPADPTGAVAGFADARGDWLPLACTLNCTLAVDRVAALLGRDREAVEGGGEVVMLPFLDGERTPNLPGASGLVHGLRHDTTAGQLLQAAYDGAVFALLQALDRVLDADAAPDTPLLLIGGGAKGVAWRETVRRLSGRPVVVPRAQELVALGAAAQAAGLLLEEDPAAVARRWGTARGTEYEAQPRDGAARDRLAATLADGGALLRR; from the coding sequence ATGGGCGCACAGTCAGCGGGACCGCTGGTCGTCGGGGTGGACAGCTCGACGCAGTCCACCAAGGCACTGGTCGTGGACGCGGCGACCGGCGCCGTCGTCGCCCGGGGCCAGGCACCGCACACGGTCGGCGGCGGCGCCGGCAAGGAGAGCGACCCCGCGCAGTGGTGGCGGGCGCTGGGCGAGGCGCTGGCGCAGTGCGGCGACGCGGCGCGGCAGGCCTCGGCGGTCTCCATCGGCGGCCAGCAGCACGGTCTGGTCACCCTGGACGCGGCCGGTGAGCCGGTACGCCCCGCCCTGCTGTGGAACGACGTACGGCCGGCACCGCAGAGCGAGCGGCTGATCGCGGAGCTGGGCGGCGCGCGGGCCTGGGCCGAGCGGGTGGGGAGCGTACCGGGGCCGGCGCTCACCGTGGCGAAGTGGGCCTGGCTGCGGGAGAACGAGCCGGCCGCGGCCGCCGCGACCGCCGCGGTGCGGCTGCCGCACGACTACCTCACCCAGCGCCTGACCGGCGAGTCCGTCACCGACCGCGGCGACGCGTCCGGGACGGGCTGGTGGGCGTCGTCCACCGGGGCCTACGACCCGGAGATCCTGGCACACGTCGGGCTGTCCCCCGAGGCGCTGCCGCGGGTGGCGCTCCCGGGCGAGGCCGCCGGGACGGTGCACGCCGGTGATCTGCCGCTGCCGCACGGCGCGTTGGTGGCCGCCGGGACGGGCGACAACATGGCCGCCGCACTCGGGCTGGGCCTGCGTCCCGGGCAGCCGGTGCTGAGCCTGGGCACCTCGGGGACGGTCTATGCGGTCTCCACCCACCGGCCCGCCGACCCGACCGGCGCCGTCGCGGGCTTCGCCGATGCCCGCGGCGACTGGCTGCCGCTGGCCTGCACCCTGAACTGCACCCTTGCCGTGGACCGGGTGGCGGCGCTGCTGGGACGCGACCGGGAGGCCGTGGAAGGCGGCGGTGAAGTGGTGATGCTGCCGTTCCTCGACGGCGAGCGCACCCCGAACCTGCCGGGCGCCTCGGGCCTGGTCCACGGGCTGCGGCACGACACCACGGCCGGTCAGCTGCTCCAGGCGGCGTACGACGGCGCGGTGTTCGCGCTGCTGCAGGCCCTGGACCGGGTGCTGGACGCGGATGCCGCGCCCGATACGCCGCTGCTGCTGATCGGCGGCGGCGCGAAAGGCGTGGCCTGGCGGGAGACCGTCCGCCGGCTGTCGGGCCGCCCGGTGGTGGTGCCGCGGGCGCAGGAACTGGTGGCGCTCGGCGCGGCGGCGCAGGCGGCCGGCCTGCTGCTGGAGGAGGACCCGGCGGCGGTGGCGCGTCGCTGGGGAACGGCGCGCGGCACGGAGTACGAGGCGCAGCCGCGGGACGGCGCCGCCCGGGACCGGCTGGCGGCGACGCTCGCCGACGGCGGGGCGCTGCTGCGACGGTGA
- a CDS encoding N-acetylmuramoyl-L-alanine amidase, translated as MEPDHRCPDRRRLLTGAAALAASAALVPFTASGAGAAAHRPTPGGGAYPPHRWVPASPANFTAAKRPTKYPVEMVVVHVTQETYKNTLKLFKDPRHKAAAHYLVRSADGKIAQCVRERDVAWHAGNWDYNTRSIGIEHEGWIDDPTWFTDPLYEQSARLTAAICDRYRIPKDREHIIGHVEVPGTDHTDPGEFWDWARYLMLVNEASWRGVG; from the coding sequence ATGGAGCCCGACCACCGCTGCCCGGACCGCCGTCGCCTGCTCACCGGTGCGGCCGCGCTCGCCGCATCCGCCGCGCTCGTTCCCTTCACCGCGTCCGGGGCCGGGGCCGCCGCGCACCGGCCGACTCCGGGCGGCGGCGCCTACCCCCCGCACCGGTGGGTTCCGGCCAGCCCGGCCAACTTCACCGCGGCCAAGCGCCCGACGAAGTACCCCGTCGAGATGGTCGTGGTGCATGTGACCCAGGAGACCTACAAGAACACCCTCAAGCTGTTCAAAGACCCCCGGCACAAGGCGGCCGCGCACTATCTCGTACGGTCCGCCGACGGCAAGATCGCCCAGTGCGTCAGGGAGCGGGACGTCGCCTGGCACGCCGGGAACTGGGACTACAACACCCGCAGCATCGGCATCGAGCACGAGGGCTGGATCGACGACCCGACGTGGTTCACCGACCCGCTCTACGAGCAGTCCGCCCGGCTCACCGCCGCCATTTGTGACCGCTACCGGATCCCCAAGGACCGCGAGCACATCATCGGCCACGTCGAGGTGCCGGGCACCGACCACACCGACCCGGGCGAGTTCTGGGACTGGGCGCGCTATCTGATGCTGGTCAACGAGGCCTCCTGGCGGGGCGTCGGATGA
- a CDS encoding ROK family protein has protein sequence MTAPGGDTQHGIRRRNLARVLRTVAAQGPLSRPAVAARIGLTRAGVAPLVDELLRAGLLVEAGRAATGGRGRPGGELAVSDRGPAGLGAEIGVDHLAVCAVDLRGRVRARVAADAANRHSAPGPVLRRLSALLAEVTDAIAVEGLRPAGLAVAVPGLVARGTTTVVHAPNLGWRAADLAPGLAGATAARDGSPALPLTVENEANLGALAELRLGGGDGQPGPPPDFVHVSAEIGIGAAVVVDGQLLRGARGFAGELGHVPVHPDGPACGCGGRGCLEQYAGEEAVLRAGGLAPGRAAAAHPGPGARIGLLARRAADGDTAVVRALHEAGTALGIALAGAVNLLDPRAVVLGGALAGLAPWILPSLERELALRTAVAADSGRAGGPAVAVSRLGADGPLLGAAHAALQTVLDDPLHSSTPAHSPRNGTR, from the coding sequence GTGACCGCGCCCGGCGGCGACACCCAGCACGGCATCCGGCGGCGCAATCTTGCCCGGGTGCTGCGGACCGTGGCCGCGCAGGGGCCGCTCTCCCGGCCGGCGGTCGCGGCGCGGATCGGGCTGACCCGGGCGGGAGTGGCCCCCCTGGTCGACGAGTTGCTGCGGGCGGGCCTGCTGGTGGAAGCGGGGCGGGCGGCCACCGGCGGCCGGGGCCGGCCGGGCGGCGAGCTGGCGGTCAGCGACCGGGGCCCGGCCGGGCTCGGTGCCGAGATAGGCGTCGATCATCTGGCGGTGTGCGCGGTCGATCTGCGCGGGCGGGTCCGGGCCCGGGTGGCGGCCGATGCGGCGAACCGGCACAGCGCGCCCGGGCCGGTGCTGCGGCGGCTGTCCGCGCTGCTCGCTGAGGTGACCGACGCGATCGCCGTCGAGGGGCTGCGGCCGGCCGGGCTGGCGGTGGCGGTACCCGGTCTGGTGGCCCGCGGCACGACGACCGTGGTGCACGCCCCCAACCTCGGCTGGCGGGCCGCCGATCTCGCCCCGGGGCTCGCCGGGGCGACGGCCGCGCGCGACGGCTCCCCGGCCCTCCCGCTCACCGTCGAGAACGAGGCCAACCTCGGTGCGCTGGCCGAACTGCGGCTGGGCGGGGGCGACGGGCAGCCGGGCCCGCCCCCGGACTTCGTGCATGTGTCGGCGGAGATCGGTATCGGTGCCGCGGTCGTCGTGGACGGTCAACTGCTGCGAGGGGCGCGGGGGTTCGCGGGGGAGCTGGGGCATGTGCCGGTGCATCCGGACGGCCCGGCGTGCGGCTGCGGCGGCCGGGGCTGCCTGGAGCAGTACGCCGGGGAGGAGGCCGTACTGCGTGCGGGCGGGCTCGCCCCCGGGCGGGCGGCGGCCGCTCATCCGGGACCGGGTGCCCGTATCGGCCTGCTGGCGCGCCGTGCCGCTGACGGGGACACGGCCGTCGTGCGGGCGCTGCACGAGGCGGGGACGGCGCTCGGAATCGCGCTCGCCGGGGCGGTGAATCTGCTCGATCCCCGGGCGGTGGTCCTCGGGGGCGCGCTGGCCGGGCTGGCGCCCTGGATCCTGCCGTCCCTGGAACGGGAGTTGGCGCTGCGGACGGCCGTCGCAGCTGATTCCGGGCGGGCCGGCGGGCCGGCGGTGGCGGTGTCCCGCCTGGGCGCGGACGGTCCGCTGCTGGGGGCGGCACACGCGGCGCTGCAGACCGTGCTGGACGATCCCCTCCACTCCAGCACCCCGGCACACTCTCCCCGGAATGGAACCCGCTAA
- a CDS encoding family 2B encapsulin nanocompartment shell protein, whose protein sequence is MVTIADESLPGSAEEAQNSSLSTTAARNLATTTKTAPQMQGITSRWLLRLLPWVQVSGGTYRVNRRLTYTLGDGRIDFDISGHDVSIIPEELRELPALRDFTDTEVLAALGERFTQQDYAPGELIAEAGTPGDRLVLIAHGRVDRIGTGKYGDETVLEALAGGDHLGDAPLTDPERAWEFSYRAVTRVTVMALPRQAVAEIAGRSPGLRDHLAQAGQDAAQPTNATGESAVSITSGHHGEPSLPGTFVDYDLAPREYELSVAQTVLRAHSRVGDLYSDPMNQVEEQLKLTVQALRERQEHELINNPGFGLLHHADLKQRIHTRTGPPTPDDLDDLLATVWKDPGFLLAHPLTIAAIGRECSARGLYPTAVEVMGHSLPSWRGVPIFPCNKIPVTKERTSSILLLRTGEEKQGVVGLHQTGIPDEYEPSLSVRYMGLDDRAVLKYLVSAYYSAAILVPDALGVLDDVQIGH, encoded by the coding sequence ATTGTGACGATTGCCGACGAATCGCTGCCCGGCAGTGCGGAAGAAGCCCAGAATTCCAGTCTGAGCACCACCGCCGCGCGGAATCTGGCGACCACCACCAAGACCGCGCCGCAGATGCAGGGCATCACTTCCCGATGGCTGCTGCGGCTGCTGCCCTGGGTGCAGGTGTCCGGTGGCACCTACCGGGTGAACCGCCGGCTGACGTACACCCTCGGCGACGGGCGCATCGATTTCGATATCAGCGGCCACGACGTTTCGATCATCCCCGAGGAACTGCGCGAGTTGCCGGCCCTGCGGGATTTCACCGATACCGAGGTACTGGCCGCGCTCGGCGAGCGGTTCACCCAGCAGGATTACGCACCCGGTGAACTGATCGCCGAGGCCGGCACACCGGGCGACCGGCTGGTGCTGATCGCACACGGCCGGGTGGACCGTATCGGCACCGGCAAATACGGCGACGAGACGGTGCTCGAAGCGCTGGCCGGCGGCGATCACCTCGGCGACGCGCCGCTCACCGACCCCGAGAGGGCCTGGGAGTTCAGCTATCGCGCGGTGACCCGGGTGACCGTGATGGCGCTGCCCCGGCAGGCCGTGGCGGAGATCGCCGGCCGCTCCCCCGGGCTGCGCGACCATCTGGCCCAGGCCGGGCAGGATGCCGCACAGCCGACGAACGCCACGGGGGAATCGGCGGTCTCCATCACCTCGGGGCATCACGGCGAGCCGTCCCTCCCCGGCACCTTCGTCGACTACGACCTGGCGCCGCGGGAGTACGAACTCAGCGTCGCGCAGACGGTGTTGCGCGCCCACAGCCGGGTCGGCGACCTCTACAGCGACCCGATGAACCAGGTCGAGGAGCAGCTGAAGCTGACCGTCCAGGCGCTGCGCGAGCGCCAGGAACACGAGCTGATCAACAACCCCGGCTTCGGGCTGCTGCACCACGCCGACCTCAAGCAGCGCATCCACACCCGCACCGGCCCGCCCACCCCCGATGACCTCGACGACCTGCTGGCGACGGTGTGGAAGGACCCGGGCTTCCTGCTCGCCCACCCCCTCACCATCGCCGCGATCGGGCGGGAGTGCAGTGCCCGCGGACTGTATCCGACCGCGGTCGAGGTCATGGGGCATTCGCTGCCGTCCTGGCGCGGGGTGCCGATTTTCCCGTGCAACAAAATTCCGGTGACGAAGGAGCGGACGAGTTCGATTCTGCTGCTGCGCACCGGCGAAGAAAAGCAGGGAGTTGTCGGCCTGCACCAGACCGGAATTCCCGATGAATACGAGCCGAGCCTCTCGGTGCGCTATATGGGCCTCGATGACCGGGCCGTACTCAAATATCTCGTCAGCGCCTACTATTCCGCGGCCATTCTCGTGCCGGATGCGCTGGGCGTTCTCGACGACGTACAGATCGGCCACTGA
- the xylA gene encoding xylose isomerase, whose amino-acid sequence MSHQPVPEDKFSFGLWTVGWQGRDPFGDATRRALDPVESVHRLAGLGAWGVTFHDDDLIPSGAGDIERQAAVSRFRKALDATGLVVPMATTNLFTHPVFKDGAFTANDRDVRRYALRKTLRNIDLAAELGARTYVAWGGREGAESGAAKDVRAALDRMKEAFDLLGQYVVEQGYDLRFAIEPKPNEPRGDILLPTVGHALAFIERLERPELYGVNPEVGHEQMAGLNFPHGIAQALWAGKLFHIDLNGQSGIKYDQDLRFGAGDLRSAFWLVDLLETAGYDGPRHFDFKPPRTEDLDGVWTSAAGCMRNYLILRERAAAFRADPAVQDALHAARLDQLSRPTAEDGLAGLLADNTAYESFDAEAAAARGMAFEHLDQLALEHLLGTF is encoded by the coding sequence ATGAGTCATCAGCCCGTGCCCGAGGACAAGTTCAGCTTCGGCCTGTGGACCGTCGGCTGGCAGGGCCGTGACCCGTTCGGTGACGCCACCCGCCGGGCCCTGGACCCCGTCGAATCGGTCCACCGCCTCGCCGGCCTCGGCGCGTGGGGCGTCACCTTCCACGACGACGATCTGATCCCGTCCGGCGCCGGGGACATCGAACGCCAGGCCGCCGTCAGCCGCTTCCGGAAGGCGCTGGACGCCACCGGCCTGGTCGTGCCGATGGCCACCACCAACCTCTTCACCCACCCCGTCTTCAAGGACGGCGCCTTCACCGCCAACGACCGCGACGTCCGCCGCTACGCCCTGCGCAAGACCCTCCGCAATATCGACCTCGCCGCCGAGCTGGGCGCCCGCACCTATGTCGCCTGGGGCGGACGGGAGGGCGCGGAGTCCGGCGCGGCCAAGGACGTACGGGCCGCCCTGGACCGGATGAAGGAGGCGTTCGACCTCCTCGGCCAGTACGTCGTCGAGCAGGGCTACGACCTGCGGTTCGCCATCGAGCCCAAGCCCAACGAGCCGCGCGGCGACATCCTGCTGCCCACCGTCGGCCACGCCCTCGCCTTCATCGAGCGGCTGGAGCGCCCGGAGCTCTACGGCGTCAACCCCGAGGTGGGGCACGAGCAGATGGCCGGGCTCAACTTCCCGCACGGCATCGCCCAGGCGCTGTGGGCGGGCAAGCTCTTCCACATCGACCTCAACGGCCAGAGCGGGATCAAGTACGACCAGGACCTGCGCTTCGGCGCGGGCGATCTGCGGTCCGCCTTCTGGCTGGTCGACCTGCTGGAGACGGCCGGATATGACGGGCCGCGGCACTTCGACTTCAAGCCGCCGCGCACCGAGGACCTGGACGGCGTCTGGACCTCGGCGGCCGGCTGTATGCGCAACTATCTGATCCTCAGGGAGCGCGCCGCCGCGTTCCGGGCCGACCCTGCCGTCCAGGACGCGCTGCACGCCGCGCGGCTGGATCAGCTGAGCCGGCCCACCGCCGAGGACGGCCTCGCGGGGCTGCTCGCCGACAACACCGCCTACGAGTCCTTCGACGCCGAGGCGGCGGCCGCCCGTGGGATGGCCTTCGAGCATCTGGACCAGCTGGCGCTGGAGCATCTGCTGGGGACCTTCTGA
- a CDS encoding phosphodiester glycosidase family protein, with translation MHGVLTVLVAWGVLAGGGMAGGAPATAADSALHRSSARLVAPGVAYGEFRMTVPRGIVHGHLLTVDLAEPRVSVDLLYPGAVGARSPVSLLAAERGAVGAVNGDFFNITETQHPGVPATGASVGPAVAAGRQLKGAVPDGQRFGPVMPPGATTEDVIGVGYDHRARLDRLTLRGAVLTAGGTLPLRGLNQYALPVGGIGAYTPRWGTVSRMRATCGTDTNRAAPCSRDTTEVTVRHGRVTAVEDVPGSGGVPGGSVVLVGREEGARRLRALEVGEPVQLTSRLVGRGPVPLRFAVGGFPIVRDDAPVAGLDTVAVAVRTSAGTGDGGRLLYLMALDGAPGQTGLTVRELADLMVELGARDAMDLDGGGSSTLVTGDRYGATVRNHPSGGAERPVPNAIGVFSAG, from the coding sequence GTGCACGGGGTGCTGACGGTGCTGGTGGCGTGGGGGGTGCTGGCCGGCGGAGGGATGGCGGGCGGGGCACCGGCCACCGCCGCGGACAGTGCGCTGCACCGCTCTTCCGCCCGGCTGGTGGCACCCGGTGTGGCCTACGGCGAATTCCGGATGACGGTGCCGCGCGGCATCGTGCACGGGCATCTGCTGACGGTCGATCTGGCCGAGCCGCGGGTGTCGGTCGATCTGCTGTACCCGGGGGCGGTCGGCGCGCGGTCGCCGGTGTCCCTGCTGGCGGCCGAGCGCGGCGCGGTGGGGGCCGTCAACGGCGACTTCTTCAACATCACCGAGACCCAGCACCCGGGCGTGCCGGCGACCGGCGCCTCGGTCGGCCCGGCGGTGGCCGCGGGGCGGCAGCTGAAGGGGGCGGTGCCCGACGGCCAGCGGTTCGGGCCGGTCATGCCGCCGGGCGCGACCACCGAGGACGTCATCGGCGTCGGCTACGACCACCGGGCCCGGCTGGACCGGCTCACCCTGCGCGGCGCGGTGCTGACCGCCGGGGGGACGCTGCCGCTGCGCGGCCTGAACCAGTACGCACTCCCCGTCGGCGGCATCGGCGCCTACACCCCGCGGTGGGGCACGGTGTCCCGGATGCGCGCCACCTGCGGCACGGACACCAACCGGGCGGCGCCGTGCAGCAGGGACACCACGGAGGTGACCGTCCGGCACGGCCGGGTGACGGCGGTGGAGGACGTCCCGGGCAGCGGCGGGGTGCCCGGGGGCAGTGTGGTGCTGGTGGGCCGGGAGGAAGGGGCGCGGCGGCTGCGCGCCCTGGAGGTCGGCGAGCCGGTGCAGCTCACCTCCCGCCTCGTCGGCCGGGGGCCCGTCCCCCTGCGGTTCGCGGTGGGCGGCTTCCCGATCGTGCGGGACGACGCGCCGGTGGCCGGGCTGGACACGGTCGCGGTGGCGGTGCGTACCTCCGCGGGGACCGGGGATGGCGGGCGGCTGCTCTATCTCATGGCGCTGGACGGGGCCCCCGGCCAGACCGGTCTGACGGTGCGCGAACTGGCGGACCTGATGGTGGAGCTGGGCGCGCGGGACGCGATGGACCTGGACGGGGGCGGGTCGTCGACGCTGGTCACCGGCGACAGGTACGGGGCCACGGTCCGCAACCATCCGTCGGGCGGGGCGGAGCGGCCGGTGCCCAACGCGATCGGAGTGTTCTCCGCCGGGTGA